The Methanococcoides methylutens DNA window GATTACGATGTTGTTGTGGATTGCTCTGATAATTTTGCTACTCGCTATCTCCTGAACGATGTATGTGTGTTGCAGAACAAACCTCTATTCCACGGCAGCATCTTTATGTTCGAAGGCCAGGTCATGACAATTCTTCCTCACGAGGGGCCATGTTATCGATGTATCTTTTCCAGCTCTCCTTCAACTGATGCTGCAAGGTCTGCTGGGGTTATGGGCATTCTTCCGGGGGTGATCGGGACTATGCAGGCAACAGAGGTGGTGAAGTACATTTCTCGTCTTGGAAAGTCGCTGGTAGGGCGCATGATCTACTATGATGCCCTCGGAATGAGGTTCGATGAGATAAAAGTTAACAAGAATCCGAAATGTCCAGTTTGTGGCGAAAACCCAAAAATAACGTCGATTGATGCTGAAAATTACTAAATTCATGTGTTTTTGCAAGTAGGCTGCAATAGCCTTCAATTGCATGATTAATAGAAATGTTTTTATACGATATGTCGGTTATAGGAGTTTGCTTCGGGCAGCATGGTTCGAAGCAAATACGAAACAGAAGCGTTGTTCAGGATTCAATTTTACTGGACAACAAACAAGCAGAATGGGCTCGTGGTCTAGATGGTTATGACGTCGCCTTGACATGGCGGAGGTCCGGAGTTCGACTCTCCGCGGGCCCACCACAAATCTTTCAATTATGTCGATTCGATAGGTTTATATCGAAAAACGATATGTATTGGTTGCTCTCAAAGCCCAGGTAGCTCAGTGGGAGAGCGCTGCCCTGAAGAGGCAGTTGTCCCCGGTTCGAATCCGGGTCTGGGCACCAAAAAATGCATATCACACCAGTAGTGTAGCGGTTATCACCGGGCGTTGCCAACGCTCGAACCCGGGTTCGATTCCCGGCTGGTGTATTCTCTTATTTTTTTTGTTTTATTTCTCTAATTAATTACATTTTTTGATTATGTTTCATGTGCCTTTGCTCATAGAGTTTTATCGAATCAACTTGGGTCTCAATTCAATTAATTTACCTCTCTTTTTACCCATCTTATATCGGGTAATTTTTCATTTATTTCTATTATTGCCAAAGGGGTCTGTTATATTCCGTTCAAAGAGGTCATGTCTATATTTTTGAACGTTATGCTTTGTTTGGCCATATCCTGGATCTGTCGTGATTTAATAAGGTTGTAGTAATCTTTAATTGTGATTTGGATGTTTTTTAGATATCCTGTATAATGTATATTTGGATGAATGTTTATTTTTGCTTGATTAATTAGTAAATTTGGCGTAAAAAAGTCATCAATTTATGTGGTGGGGTCGTGTTGCAAAATTCTCCGATCCTTAATATATTCTAATCCTTCTGTTTATTTTTCAAGATTGTTATTGGTGAGTAAATTTACATTGATTTCTGGTTCTGAAAAAGCAATGCTAGTGCAAATCTGCATTAACATTTGATCGTTTGAAGTATCAAATCACCCTTGGATATAAATCCGTGGCACACATTGACACACAACGTATAAATACGAGTGAGCTATTGTAGGGGTGCTCTCAGTGAGCTGGTCGCTGTCGATTCTGACACGATCTACTGAGAGTTC harbors:
- a CDS encoding HesA/MoeB/ThiF family protein → MKLTSDQKERYAKHIMMKSMGEDGQKLLLESRVLCVGSGGLGSPVIQYLAAAGIGTLGIIDDDVVEMSNLQRQVIHAGNLGRSKVESAKEYVESLNPDVTVLAYDLRLSPDNVEELIVDYDVVVDCSDNFATRYLLNDVCVLQNKPLFHGSIFMFEGQVMTILPHEGPCYRCIFSSSPSTDAARSAGVMGILPGVIGTMQATEVVKYISRLGKSLVGRMIYYDALGMRFDEIKVNKNPKCPVCGENPKITSIDAENY